A DNA window from Brassica napus cultivar Da-Ae chromosome C1, Da-Ae, whole genome shotgun sequence contains the following coding sequences:
- the LOC106349958 gene encoding uncharacterized protein LOC106349958 — translation MNNKRQKLEIRRSTKSLSMTGDIEGLGSETHGRNNDGENEEENCDMVEEGASQLEELFGDIAQDDVSDDDNNGVLLEDDIIPHVSDSSEDEYEDNEDMTEYDVKLYKSTTKKLGAICSSKECPWRVYCSFEKSRNKLMIKVYTAEHVCNKSGYSKMLKVPVITELFEEPLRLNPKLSPKEMMESIKADYNLNVTLFQCEHAKKKVVEQRRKMHGTQFGRLWDYEKEILVSNPGSTMDIETLPGPTQVEHKFYRVYICFEALREAWKQTCRRIIGLDGAFLKWDIKGELLAAVGRDADNRIFPIAWAIVDIENNDNWEWFIKHIQTDLDLGQGDNMTIISDKQKGLVNAVHNELPQAEHRMCARHILAKWRKTNKDKELEPMFWKIARSYTIGDFDDNLEALKTYNSGAYDSLQRTAPTTWSRAFFREDSCTIDNSNNLSESFNKTIREARRKPLLEMLEDIRRQTMVRNAKRSTAGNRWKGKFTKKAQAEIEKSRADSKDLILYQTTGDEYEVDDHGTGYRVDVHLKTCGCRKWQLKGIPCNHAMCVIIGKKLNLDDYVSEYFTTHKWQQTYARGMRVVQGMKLWPRLNRLPIIPPDPRPKRGRKKNNNRRKEPHEDTSKKGRMTGDGRTMTCSHCKQEGHNKTTCSNPPMVAKKRPRGRPKKNLQQAEEMLQRYG, via the exons ATGAATAACAAGAGACAAAAACTGGAGATTAGAAGGTCGACAAAAAG TCTTTCCATGACGGGAGACATCGAAGGTTTAGGTTCTGAAACTCATGGTAGAAACAATGATGGtgagaatgaagaagagaatTGTGACATGGTTGAAGAAGGTGCATCACAACTAGAAGAATTGTTTGGAGATATTGCACAAGATGATGTAAGTGATGATGATAACAATGGTGTTTTATTGGAGGATGATATAATTCCTCATGTTTCTGATTCATCGGAGGATGAGTACGAAGACAATGAGGACATG ACAGAGTATGATGTGAAGCTGTATAAGTCAACGACTAAGAAGCTTGGAGCAATTTGTTCATCAAAAGAGTGTCCATGGAGGGTTTATTGTTCGTTTGAGAAGTCAAGAAACAAGCTGATGATTAAGGTTTATACAGCTGAACATGTTTGCAATAAATCAGGTTACTCAAAGATGTTAAAAGTTCCTGTAATTACCGAGCTGTTTGAGGAACCTCTTAGACTGAATCCAAAACTTTCACCAAAGGAGATGATGGAGTCTATAAAGGCAGACTACAATCTGAATGTTACACTGTTTCAGTGTGAACATGCAAAGAAAAAAGTGGTGGAACAAAGAAGGAAGATGCATGGAACACAATTTGGTAGACTCTGGGATTATGAGAAAGAAATCCttgtatcaaatccagggtccACAATGGACATTGAGACACTTCCAGGTCCAACACAAGTAGAACACAAGTTTTACAGAGTTTATATATGCTTTGAAGCGCTCAGAGAAGCATGGAAACAGACATGCCGCCGAATAATTGGACTAGATGGTGCTTTTCTAAAGTGGGATATAAAAGGTGAGTTGTTGGCTGCGGTTGGAAGAGATGCAGATAATAGGATTTTCCCTATCGCATGGGCTATAGTTGACATTGAAAACAATGATAACTGGGAATGGTTCATCAAACATATCCAAACTGATTTGGATCTTGGACAAGGAGACAACATGACAATAATATCTGATAAGCAAAAG GGTTTGGTAAATGCTGTGCATAATGAGCTTCCACAAGCTGAGCATCGAATGTGTGCTAGACATATCCTTGCAAAGTGGAGAAAAACTAACAAAGATAAAGAGTTGGAGCCTATGTTTTGGAAAATAGCACGAAGCTATACTATAGGAGACTTTGACGACAACCTTGAAGCATTAAAAACCTATAATTCAGGTGCGTATGATTCCCTACAACGCACTGCACCTACTACATGGTCTCGGGCTTTCTTTAGGGAAGATTCTTGTACTATTGACAACTCGAACAACTTGTCTGAATCTTTCAACAAAACCATTAGAGAAGCTCGACGAAAACCATTGCTTGAGATGTTAGAGGACATTAGAAGACAAACTATGGTACGTAACGCTAAACGGTCTACTGCTGGAAATAGATGGAAGGggaaatttacaaaaaaagcaCAAGCTGAGATTGAAAAGAGTCGAGCTGATTCAAAAGATTTAATTCTGTATCAAACCACAGGTGATGAATATGAAGTTGATGATCACGGGACTGGATATCGTGTCGACGTACATTTGAAAACGTGTGGTTGTCGAAAGTGGCAGCTGAAAGGGATCCCTTGTAATCATGCTATGTGTGTTATCATAGGGAAAAAACTAAACCTTGATGACTATGTATCAGAGTATTTTACTACTCATAAATGGCAGCAGACATATGCTCGGGGAATGAGAGTTGTACAAGGAATGAAGTTGTGGCCACGTTTAAACAGACTCCCTATTATACCACCAGACCCAAGACCAAAACGAGgaagaaaaaagaataataacCGACGTAAAGAACCTCACGAAGATACATCAAAAAAGGGAAGAATGACAGGTGATGGTAGGACAATGACATGTTCACATTGTAAGCAAGAGGGACACAACAAAACGACGTGTTCTAATCCTCCTATGGTGGCAAAAAAACGTCCTCGAGGTCGACCAAAAAAGAATCTACAACAG GCCGAAGAGATGTTGCAGAGATATGGATAG